One genomic segment of Hordeum vulgare subsp. vulgare chromosome 2H, MorexV3_pseudomolecules_assembly, whole genome shotgun sequence includes these proteins:
- the LOC123429477 gene encoding flowering-promoting factor 1-like protein 5 translates to MAAGGVWVFKNGVMELEQEATSRKALMYVPANERMQSLEALERRLGSLGWERYYEDRAIVQLHKRGGVDLISVPRDFSRLRSTHMYDVVVKNRDHFKVVDF, encoded by the coding sequence atgGCGGCGGGGGGCGTGTGGGTGTTCAAGAACGGGGTGATGGAGCTGGAGCAGGAGGCGACGAGCCGGAAGGCGCTGATGTACGTGCCGGCGAACGAGAGGATGCAGTCGCTGGAGGCGTTGGAGCGGCGGCTCGGGTCGCTGGGGTGGGAGCGCTACTACGAGGACCGCGCCATCGTGCAGCTCCACAAGCGCGGCGGCGTCGACCTCATCTCCGTTCCCCGGGACTTCTCCAGGCTCCGCTCCACCCACATGTACGACGTCGTCGTCAAGAACCGCGACCACTTCAAGGTTGTCGACTTCTAG